From the genome of Streptomyces sp. NBC_01116, one region includes:
- a CDS encoding YibE/F family protein: MTSPQSDPAPQPPPQGHSHGHTHSHGPAAPVSKHLRKVIAAVVIPFATAVVVGLIAFWPGGVPDHERTGVGFDRQTQDGKVVQVVQVDCADVNAAQVPPTGDTSTPSGREAVNEQEGECAKATIEVTSGDDKGRKFVEVVQPDAPRQLKEGQGVVVAYAPDAPRDLQYSVTDVNRKIPMALLAGIFALAVVLVGRLRGVMALVALVVSFAVLTLFILPAILQGSNPLVVAVIGASAIMLAALYLCHGVTARTSVAVVGTLISLLLIGLLGSLFIGWANLSGNTDDNTGLIHGLYPDIDMSGLLLAGIIIGSLGVLDDVTVTQTSAVWELHQADPEMGWKGLYRAGIRIGRDHIASVVNTLVLAYAGAALPLLLLFSIAQSSVGTVANSELVAEEIVRTLVGSIGLVASVPVTTVLAALVVSADRPGSGGAQTATAAPARTGRGRRRKTG, from the coding sequence GTGACCTCCCCCCAAAGCGACCCCGCACCCCAGCCGCCGCCCCAGGGCCACAGCCACGGCCATACGCACAGCCACGGGCCCGCCGCCCCGGTCTCCAAGCACCTGCGCAAGGTCATCGCCGCCGTGGTGATCCCGTTCGCCACGGCGGTCGTCGTCGGCCTGATCGCGTTCTGGCCCGGCGGCGTCCCCGACCACGAGCGCACCGGCGTCGGATTCGACCGGCAGACCCAGGACGGCAAGGTCGTCCAGGTCGTCCAGGTCGACTGCGCCGACGTCAACGCCGCGCAGGTGCCCCCGACCGGCGACACCTCCACCCCCTCGGGCCGGGAGGCCGTCAACGAGCAGGAGGGGGAGTGCGCGAAGGCCACCATCGAGGTGACCAGCGGCGACGACAAGGGCCGAAAGTTCGTCGAGGTGGTCCAGCCGGACGCGCCCCGGCAGCTGAAGGAGGGTCAGGGCGTCGTCGTGGCGTACGCCCCCGACGCGCCGCGCGACCTCCAGTACTCCGTGACCGACGTGAACCGGAAGATCCCGATGGCGCTGCTGGCCGGGATCTTCGCGCTGGCGGTGGTCCTGGTGGGCCGGTTGCGCGGGGTGATGGCGCTGGTGGCGCTGGTCGTGTCGTTCGCCGTGCTGACCCTGTTCATCCTGCCGGCGATCCTGCAGGGCTCGAACCCGCTGGTCGTGGCGGTGATCGGAGCCAGCGCGATCATGCTGGCGGCCCTCTATCTCTGCCACGGGGTGACGGCACGTACATCGGTCGCGGTCGTCGGCACGCTGATCTCACTGCTGCTGATCGGGCTGCTGGGCTCCCTGTTCATCGGCTGGGCGAACCTCAGCGGCAACACCGACGACAACACCGGACTCATCCACGGCCTCTACCCGGACATCGATATGAGCGGTCTGCTGCTCGCCGGCATCATCATCGGTTCGCTCGGGGTGCTCGACGATGTGACGGTCACCCAGACCTCCGCAGTCTGGGAACTGCACCAGGCGGACCCGGAGATGGGTTGGAAGGGGCTGTACCGGGCAGGTATCCGGATCGGAAGGGACCACATCGCCTCGGTGGTCAACACCCTGGTGCTGGCGTACGCGGGCGCGGCGCTGCCGCTGCTGCTGCTCTTCTCCATCGCCCAGAGCAGTGTGGGGACGGTGGCCAACAGCGAGCTGGTCGCCGAGGAGATCGTCCGCACGCTGGTCGGATCGATCGGCCTGGTCGCCTCGGTGCCGGTGACCACGGTGCTCGCGGCACTGGTCGTCTCCGCGGACCGTCCGGGGTCCGGCGGCGCACAGACGGCTACGGCCGCACCCGCGCGGACGGGTCGGGGCCGTCGTCGTAAGACGGGGTGA
- the thiC gene encoding phosphomethylpyrimidine synthase ThiC, with amino-acid sequence MTTADARTPASKQNDGTPNGTTPGAGTPNDEAGKSIGWHKGYVQGSRPDLRVPVRQVHLTNGKDVTLYDTSGPYTDPSIDTDVRRGLAPLRENWIIARGDTEEYAGRPARPEDDGLKHTSPRGGLRNLDAVFPGRPRQPRRSRDGRPVTQLAYARRGEITPEMEYVAIRENVEAEVVREEIAQGRAVLPANVNHPEIEPMIIGKRFLVKVNANIGNSAVTSSIEEEVDKMTWATKWGADTVMDLSTGRNIHTTREWVLRNSPVPIGTVPLYQALEKVDGRAEELTWEIYKDTVIEQAEQGVDYMTVHAGVRLPYVPLTARRKTGIVSRGGSIMAAWCLAHHKESFLYERFEELCEILATYDVTYSLGDGLRPGSIADANDEAQFAELRTLGELNTIAKRFGVQTMIEGPGHVPMHKIKENIDLQQEICEEAPFYTLGPLTTDVAPAYDHITSGIGAAMIAWWGTAMLCYVTPKEHLGLPNRDDVKTGVITYKIAAHAADLAKGHPGAQEWDDALSDARFEFRWEDQFNLALDPDTAREFHDETLPAEPAKTAHFCSMCGPKFCSMKISQDIRRQHGGSQEEIEEGMAEKSKEFAAAGNRVYLPIAD; translated from the coding sequence ATGACCACAGCGGACGCACGCACGCCTGCCTCGAAACAGAACGACGGAACGCCGAACGGCACGACGCCGGGCGCCGGGACGCCGAACGACGAGGCCGGGAAGTCCATCGGCTGGCACAAGGGGTACGTCCAGGGCTCGCGCCCGGACCTCCGGGTGCCGGTTCGACAGGTGCACCTCACCAACGGCAAGGACGTGACGCTGTACGACACGTCGGGTCCGTACACCGATCCCTCCATCGACACCGATGTCCGCAGGGGCCTCGCGCCCCTGCGGGAGAACTGGATCATCGCCCGCGGCGACACCGAGGAGTACGCGGGCCGGCCGGCCCGCCCCGAGGACGACGGGCTCAAGCACACCTCGCCGCGCGGCGGGCTGCGCAACCTCGACGCCGTCTTCCCCGGCCGCCCGCGCCAGCCGCGCCGCAGCCGCGACGGACGTCCCGTCACCCAGCTCGCGTACGCCCGACGGGGCGAGATCACCCCGGAGATGGAGTACGTGGCGATCCGGGAGAACGTGGAGGCAGAGGTCGTCCGCGAGGAGATCGCGCAGGGCCGGGCGGTGCTGCCGGCCAACGTCAACCACCCCGAGATCGAGCCGATGATCATCGGCAAGCGGTTCCTGGTGAAGGTCAACGCCAACATCGGCAACTCGGCCGTCACCTCCTCGATCGAGGAGGAGGTGGACAAGATGACCTGGGCGACGAAGTGGGGCGCCGACACGGTCATGGACCTGTCCACCGGCCGCAACATCCACACCACCCGTGAATGGGTGCTGCGCAACTCCCCCGTGCCGATCGGCACCGTGCCGCTCTACCAGGCCCTGGAGAAGGTCGACGGCCGGGCCGAGGAGCTGACCTGGGAGATCTACAAGGACACCGTCATCGAACAGGCCGAGCAGGGCGTGGACTACATGACGGTGCACGCCGGTGTGCGCCTGCCGTACGTCCCGCTGACGGCCCGTCGTAAGACCGGCATCGTCTCGCGCGGCGGCTCGATCATGGCGGCCTGGTGTCTCGCCCACCACAAGGAGTCGTTCCTCTACGAGCGCTTCGAGGAGCTCTGCGAGATCCTCGCGACGTACGACGTCACCTACTCCCTGGGTGACGGACTGCGTCCCGGTTCGATCGCGGACGCCAACGACGAGGCGCAGTTCGCCGAGCTGCGCACGCTGGGCGAGCTGAACACGATCGCCAAGCGGTTCGGCGTCCAGACGATGATCGAGGGCCCCGGGCACGTCCCGATGCACAAGATCAAGGAGAACATCGACCTCCAGCAGGAGATCTGCGAGGAGGCGCCGTTCTACACGCTCGGCCCGCTGACCACGGACGTCGCGCCCGCCTACGACCACATCACCTCGGGCATCGGCGCCGCGATGATCGCCTGGTGGGGCACGGCGATGCTCTGCTACGTCACGCCCAAGGAGCACCTGGGGCTGCCTAACCGGGACGATGTGAAGACGGGTGTCATCACCTACAAGATCGCCGCCCACGCGGCCGACCTGGCCAAGGGGCACCCGGGTGCGCAGGAGTGGGACGACGCCCTCTCCGACGCGCGGTTCGAGTTCCGCTGGGAGGACCAGTTCAATCTGGCCCTCGACCCGGACACGGCGCGGGAGTTCCATGACGAGACGCTGCCCGCCGAGCCGGCGAAGACGGCGCACTTCTGCTCGATGTGCGGGCCGAAGTTCTGCTCGATGAAGATCTCCCAGGACATCAGGCGTCAGCACGGTGGTTCGCAGGAGGAGATCGAGGAGGGCATGGCCGAGAAGTCGAAGGAGTTCGCGGCCGCGGGCAACCGGGTCTACCTGCCCATCGCCGACTGA
- a CDS encoding winged helix-turn-helix transcriptional regulator, which yields MPRELMGGPLGFSELRERLPELSAKVLSQRLRELRARGLLSVECLR from the coding sequence GTGCCGCGCGAACTGATGGGCGGACCGCTAGGCTTCTCCGAGCTGAGGGAACGGCTGCCGGAACTGTCGGCGAAGGTTCTCAGCCAGCGGCTCCGGGAACTGCGCGCGCGTGGACTGCTGTCGGTGGAGTGCCTGCGCTGA
- a CDS encoding DUF805 domain-containing protein, whose amino-acid sequence MDWYLAVLKNYAGFSGRARRKEYWMFALISFVISLVLTIIGSLIGVDFLSYIYAVAILVPSLAVAVRRLHDTGRSGWWLLIGIVPLVGFIVLIVFLASEGKHEANQHGPNPKLAPAV is encoded by the coding sequence ATGGACTGGTACCTGGCAGTACTCAAGAACTACGCAGGCTTCAGCGGACGCGCGCGCCGCAAGGAGTACTGGATGTTCGCGCTCATCAGCTTCGTCATCAGCCTGGTGCTCACGATCATCGGCAGCCTGATCGGCGTGGACTTCCTGTCCTACATCTACGCCGTCGCGATCCTCGTCCCGAGCCTCGCGGTCGCCGTGCGCCGCCTGCACGACACCGGCCGCTCGGGCTGGTGGCTGCTGATCGGCATCGTGCCGCTGGTCGGCTTCATCGTCCTGATCGTCTTCCTCGCCTCCGAGGGCAAGCACGAGGCGAACCAGCACGGCCCCAACCCGAAGCTGGCTCCGGCAGTCTGA
- a CDS encoding metallophosphoesterase, with the protein MVEGSMTQGAGQEPVVRTATLRDFRVPPYAQTPVPPQAQAAPPSPVPPRAPEPNPPVPGASPPPAPGASVPPRAPAPPRPPHPGNAVVGDEQPDGYTPTERDLPVIRRGDTVRVQTVPEPRPVAEDSRGPLFVVGDVHGYLDELIAALGAQGLIDADGNWAAGNARLWFLGDFTDRGPDGIGVIDLVMRLSAEAAAAGGYCKALMGNHELLLIGAKRFADTPVNSGAGTATFQAAWLLNGGQKTDMERLQDVHLQWMSRLDAVVEEDGHLLMHSDTTAYLDYGSTIEDVNDTITAILTRNDADECWDLFRKLTKRFAFRDEGGAQAVRELLTTYGGQRVVHGHSPIPYLLGEVGTEEGEDSSGPVINGPHVYADDLAIAMDGGVTMAGKLLVVQLPLHD; encoded by the coding sequence GTGGTGGAGGGGTCGATGACTCAGGGGGCCGGTCAGGAACCCGTGGTGCGGACGGCGACGTTGCGTGACTTCCGGGTTCCGCCGTACGCGCAGACACCCGTGCCACCGCAAGCGCAGGCGGCACCTCCTTCCCCGGTGCCGCCACGCGCGCCGGAACCGAACCCTCCGGTGCCGGGCGCTTCCCCGCCCCCGGCCCCCGGCGCCTCCGTGCCGCCGCGCGCTCCCGCGCCACCCCGGCCGCCGCACCCCGGCAACGCCGTCGTGGGCGACGAGCAGCCGGACGGCTACACCCCGACCGAGCGGGACCTCCCGGTCATCCGCCGCGGCGACACGGTGCGGGTGCAGACCGTTCCGGAGCCGCGCCCCGTGGCCGAGGACAGCCGCGGCCCGCTCTTCGTCGTCGGCGATGTCCACGGCTACCTGGACGAGCTGATCGCCGCCCTCGGCGCTCAGGGCCTCATCGACGCCGACGGGAACTGGGCCGCGGGCAACGCCCGGCTGTGGTTCCTCGGCGACTTCACCGACCGCGGGCCGGACGGCATCGGGGTCATCGACCTCGTCATGCGGCTCTCCGCCGAGGCGGCGGCGGCCGGCGGCTACTGCAAGGCCCTGATGGGCAACCACGAGCTGCTGCTGATCGGCGCCAAGCGGTTCGCCGACACCCCCGTCAACTCCGGGGCGGGCACCGCCACCTTCCAGGCCGCCTGGCTGCTCAACGGCGGACAGAAGACCGACATGGAGCGCCTCCAGGACGTCCATCTCCAGTGGATGTCCCGGCTCGACGCGGTCGTCGAGGAGGACGGGCATCTGCTGATGCACTCCGACACGACGGCCTACCTCGACTACGGGTCCACCATCGAGGACGTCAATGACACGATCACGGCCATTCTCACGCGCAATGACGCCGACGAGTGCTGGGACCTCTTCCGCAAGCTCACCAAGCGGTTCGCGTTCCGGGACGAGGGCGGCGCCCAAGCGGTGCGCGAGCTGCTGACGACGTACGGCGGACAGCGCGTCGTCCATGGTCACAGCCCCATTCCGTACCTCCTGGGCGAGGTCGGCACGGAGGAGGGCGAGGACAGCTCGGGGCCGGTGATCAACGGTCCGCACGTGTACGCGGACGACCTCGCCATCGCCATGGACGGCGGAGTGACCATGGCCGGAAAGCTGTTGGTGGTTCAACTCCCGCTGCATGACTGA
- a CDS encoding LacI family DNA-binding transcriptional regulator: protein MTAAGKHQVSRTETPRRSGRPGRAGIRDVAAAAGVSITTVSDALNGKGRLPDATRRHVREVAERLGYRPSAAARTLRTGKSGLIGLTVTTYGNEPFTFTEFAYFAEMARAATSAALARGYALVILPATSRHDVWSNVALDGTVVIDPSDQDPVVTELVRQGLPVVSDGRPAGTLPVTAWVDNDHRAAVLDLLDHLAAAGARRIGLLTGNTTDTYTRLSTTAYLHWCERVGQDPVYESYPAHDPCAGAVAADRLLARPDRPDAVYGLFDPNGTDLLAAARRYGLRVPEDLLLVCCSESTVYAATEPPITTLSLKPRRIGTAVVQLLIDAIEGIGHDGPVEQVIPTELIVRTSSQRRPPRTTVSAPRSPSGD, encoded by the coding sequence ATGACAGCAGCAGGGAAGCACCAGGTGAGCCGGACGGAGACCCCCCGGCGCAGCGGCCGGCCAGGACGGGCGGGGATCCGTGATGTGGCCGCCGCGGCCGGAGTCTCGATCACGACCGTCTCCGACGCGCTCAACGGCAAGGGCAGGCTCCCGGACGCCACCCGTCGCCATGTCCGCGAGGTCGCCGAGCGCCTGGGCTACCGCCCTTCCGCCGCGGCCCGAACCCTCCGTACGGGCAAGTCCGGCCTGATCGGCCTGACCGTGACCACGTACGGGAATGAACCTTTCACCTTCACCGAATTCGCGTACTTCGCGGAGATGGCGAGAGCCGCGACCTCCGCGGCGCTCGCCCGCGGCTACGCCCTCGTCATCCTTCCCGCCACCTCGCGGCACGACGTCTGGTCGAACGTCGCGCTCGACGGGACCGTCGTCATCGACCCCTCCGACCAGGACCCGGTCGTCACCGAACTCGTCCGCCAGGGGCTCCCCGTCGTCTCGGACGGCCGCCCTGCCGGAACGCTCCCCGTCACCGCCTGGGTCGACAACGACCACCGGGCCGCCGTGCTCGACCTCCTCGACCATCTCGCCGCCGCCGGGGCCCGCCGAATCGGCCTGCTGACCGGCAACACCACCGACACCTACACCCGGCTGTCCACCACCGCCTACCTCCACTGGTGCGAGCGGGTCGGCCAGGATCCCGTCTACGAGTCCTACCCGGCCCACGACCCGTGCGCGGGTGCGGTCGCCGCCGACCGGCTGCTCGCCCGCCCGGACCGCCCCGACGCGGTCTACGGTCTCTTCGACCCCAATGGGACCGATCTCCTCGCGGCGGCACGCCGGTACGGGCTGCGGGTCCCCGAGGACCTGCTGCTGGTCTGCTGCAGCGAGTCCACCGTGTACGCGGCCACCGAGCCGCCCATCACGACGCTCTCGTTGAAGCCCCGCCGCATCGGCACGGCCGTCGTCCAACTCCTCATCGACGCCATCGAAGGGATCGGGCACGACGGGCCGGTGGAGCAGGTCATACCCACGGAACTCATCGTGCGGACCTCCTCGCAACGACGCCCACCCCGCACCACGGTCAGCGCGCCGCGCTCCCCCAGCGGGGATTGA
- the hisC gene encoding histidinol-phosphate transaminase translates to MSETSPKLRAELDGVPAYVPGKPAAAGGPVAYKLSSNENPYPPLPGVLESALAAAGNFNRYPDMACTGLMNELADRFGVPLAHLATGTGSVGVAQQLLQATSGPGDEVIYAWRSFEAYPIITQVSGATSVKVPLTGGEVHDLDAMAEAITDRTRLIFVCNPNNPTGTVVRRAELERFLDRVPNDVLVVLDEAYKEFIRDAEVPDGIEIYRDRPNVAVLRTFSKAYGLAGLRVGFAVAHEPVAAALRKTAVPFGVSQLAQDAAVASLRAEDELLGRVGSLVAERTRVSAELVRQGWTVPESHANFVWLRLGERTLDFAGACERAGVVVRPFKGEGVRVSIGESEGNDLFLKAAEAFRAEL, encoded by the coding sequence GTGAGCGAGACGAGCCCCAAGCTGCGCGCCGAGCTGGACGGCGTTCCCGCCTACGTGCCGGGGAAGCCGGCGGCGGCCGGCGGACCGGTCGCGTACAAGCTGTCCTCCAACGAGAATCCCTATCCGCCGCTGCCGGGGGTTCTGGAGTCGGCGCTCGCCGCCGCCGGGAACTTCAACCGCTACCCGGACATGGCGTGCACCGGCCTGATGAACGAGCTGGCCGACCGTTTCGGTGTGCCCCTCGCGCATCTCGCCACCGGGACCGGGTCGGTGGGGGTGGCCCAGCAGCTGCTCCAGGCCACTTCCGGACCCGGTGACGAGGTCATCTACGCCTGGCGGTCCTTCGAGGCGTACCCGATCATCACGCAGGTCAGCGGCGCGACCTCGGTGAAGGTGCCGCTGACCGGGGGCGAGGTGCACGACCTCGACGCGATGGCGGAGGCGATCACCGACCGGACCCGGCTGATCTTCGTCTGCAACCCCAACAACCCCACCGGCACGGTGGTGCGCCGGGCCGAGCTGGAACGGTTCCTCGACCGGGTGCCGAACGATGTCCTGGTGGTGCTCGACGAGGCGTACAAGGAGTTCATCCGCGACGCCGAGGTGCCGGACGGCATCGAGATCTACCGGGACCGGCCCAATGTGGCGGTGCTGCGGACCTTCTCCAAGGCGTACGGTCTGGCCGGCCTGCGGGTCGGCTTCGCGGTGGCCCACGAGCCGGTGGCCGCGGCGCTGCGCAAGACCGCGGTCCCCTTCGGGGTGAGCCAGCTGGCGCAGGACGCGGCGGTGGCCTCGCTCCGCGCGGAGGACGAGCTGCTGGGCCGGGTGGGCTCGCTGGTCGCCGAGCGCACCCGGGTGAGCGCGGAGCTGGTGCGCCAGGGCTGGACGGTGCCGGAGTCGCACGCGAACTTCGTCTGGCTGCGGCTCGGCGAGCGGACCCTCGACTTCGCCGGGGCCTGCGAGCGGGCCGGGGTGGTCGTGCGGCCCTTCAAGGGTGAGGGCGTCCGGGTCTCGATCGGCGAGAGCGAGGGCAACGACCTCTTCCTGAAGGCGGCGGAGGCGTTCCGCGCGGAGCTGTAG
- a CDS encoding cytochrome ubiquinol oxidase subunit I: MDLALAPETLARWQFGITTVYHFLFVPLTISLAALTAGLQTAWVRTENEKYLRATKFWGKLFLINIAMGVVTGIVQEFQFGMNWSDYSRFVGDIFGAPLAFEALIAFFFESTFIGLWIFGWDKLPKKIHLACIWMVSIGTVLSAYFILAANSWMQHPVGYRINEERGRAELTDFWRVLTQDTAVTQFFHTITAAFLVGGAFMVGIAAFHLARKRHIPVMRTSLRLGLITVVVAGMLTAVSGDSLAKVMFRQQPMKMAAAEALWDGQERAPFSIFAYGDVSEGHNSVEISLPGVLSFLANNDPNSYVPGINDINKEAQEKYGPGDYRPNIPVAFWSFRWMIGFGMASFGLGLLGLWLTRKKFLLPPALRTGEDEVPHLVLFKNKALSPRLTKLYWVVALWTLLFPLIANSWGWIFTEMGRQPWVVYGVLQTRAGVSPGVSQGEVITSMIVFTLLYAVLAVIEVKLLVKYIKAGPPELTEDDLNPPTKIGGHDEEDADRPMAFSY, from the coding sequence GTGGACCTCGCTCTGGCGCCGGAGACCCTGGCGCGATGGCAATTCGGCATCACCACCGTCTACCACTTCCTCTTCGTCCCCCTGACGATCTCGCTCGCCGCGCTCACCGCCGGCCTGCAGACCGCCTGGGTGCGGACGGAGAACGAGAAGTACCTCAGGGCGACCAAGTTCTGGGGCAAGCTGTTCCTGATCAACATCGCCATGGGCGTCGTCACGGGCATCGTCCAGGAGTTCCAGTTCGGTATGAACTGGTCCGACTACTCGCGCTTCGTCGGCGACATCTTCGGTGCTCCGCTCGCCTTCGAGGCGCTGATCGCCTTCTTCTTCGAGTCCACCTTCATCGGGCTGTGGATCTTCGGCTGGGACAAGCTGCCTAAGAAGATCCACCTCGCCTGCATCTGGATGGTCTCGATCGGCACGGTCCTCTCCGCCTACTTCATCCTGGCGGCGAACTCCTGGATGCAGCACCCGGTCGGCTACCGGATCAACGAGGAGCGCGGCCGCGCCGAGCTCACCGACTTCTGGCGGGTGCTCACCCAGGACACCGCGGTCACCCAGTTCTTCCACACCATCACGGCCGCGTTCCTGGTCGGCGGGGCCTTCATGGTCGGGATCGCCGCGTTCCACCTGGCGCGCAAGAGGCACATCCCGGTGATGCGGACCTCGCTGCGCCTGGGGCTGATCACCGTCGTGGTCGCCGGCATGCTCACCGCCGTCAGCGGCGACAGCCTCGCCAAGGTCATGTTCCGGCAGCAGCCGATGAAGATGGCCGCCGCCGAGGCGCTGTGGGACGGCCAGGAGAGGGCGCCCTTCTCGATATTCGCGTACGGGGACGTCAGCGAGGGCCACAACTCCGTGGAGATCTCGCTGCCCGGGGTGCTGTCCTTCCTCGCCAACAACGACCCGAACTCGTACGTCCCCGGCATCAACGACATCAACAAGGAGGCGCAGGAGAAGTACGGGCCCGGCGACTACCGCCCCAACATCCCGGTCGCGTTCTGGAGCTTCCGGTGGATGATCGGCTTCGGTATGGCCTCCTTCGGCCTCGGCCTCCTGGGGCTCTGGCTGACCCGGAAGAAGTTCCTGCTGCCACCGGCGCTGCGGACCGGTGAGGACGAGGTACCCCATCTCGTCCTCTTCAAGAACAAGGCGCTGAGCCCGAGGCTCACCAAGCTCTACTGGGTCGTCGCGCTCTGGACGCTGCTCTTCCCGCTGATCGCCAACTCCTGGGGCTGGATCTTCACCGAGATGGGCCGCCAGCCGTGGGTCGTCTACGGGGTGCTCCAGACCCGTGCGGGGGTCTCCCCCGGTGTCTCGCAGGGCGAGGTCATCACCTCGATGATCGTCTTCACCCTGCTGTACGCGGTGCTCGCCGTGATCGAGGTGAAGCTGCTCGTGAAGTACATCAAGGCCGGGCCGCCGGAACTCACCGAGGACGACCTCAACCCGCCGACCAAGATCGGCGGCCACGACGAAGAAGACGCCGACCGGCCCATGGCCTTCTCGTACTGA
- the cydB gene encoding cytochrome d ubiquinol oxidase subunit II: MELHDVWFVLIAVLWTGYFFLEGFDFGIGVLTKLLARDRKERRVLINTIGPVWDGNEVWLLSAGGATFAAFPEWYATLFSGFYLPLLIILFCLIVRGVAFEYRAKRPEERWQTNWETAIFWTSLIPAVLWGVAFGNIVRGVKIDADMEYVGNFFDLLNPYAILGGLVTLTLFTFHGAVFAGLKTAGDIRVRARALALKLGPVTAVLALVFLVWTQADNGDAWSLGAMIVAVVALLAAIGAIAKGREGWSFAFSGVTIAAAVAMLFLTLFPNVMPSSLNDAWNLTVTNASSSPYTLKIMTWCAGIATPVVLLYQGWTYWVFRKRIGTQHIADAH; encoded by the coding sequence ATGGAACTCCACGACGTCTGGTTCGTGCTCATCGCCGTCCTCTGGACCGGCTACTTCTTCCTGGAGGGATTCGACTTCGGCATCGGGGTCCTCACCAAGCTGCTGGCCCGCGACCGCAAGGAGCGCCGGGTCCTGATCAACACGATCGGGCCCGTCTGGGACGGCAACGAGGTCTGGCTGCTCAGCGCGGGCGGCGCGACCTTCGCCGCCTTCCCCGAGTGGTACGCCACCCTGTTCTCCGGCTTCTACCTGCCGCTGCTGATCATCCTGTTCTGCCTGATCGTGCGTGGCGTCGCCTTCGAGTACCGCGCCAAGCGGCCCGAGGAGCGGTGGCAGACGAACTGGGAGACCGCGATCTTCTGGACCTCCCTGATCCCCGCGGTGCTGTGGGGCGTGGCGTTCGGGAACATCGTGCGCGGCGTGAAGATCGACGCGGACATGGAGTACGTCGGCAACTTCTTCGACCTCCTCAACCCGTACGCGATCCTCGGCGGCCTCGTCACGCTCACCCTCTTCACCTTCCACGGGGCGGTGTTCGCCGGCCTCAAGACGGCGGGCGACATCCGCGTCCGGGCCCGCGCCCTGGCGCTGAAGCTGGGGCCGGTCACCGCGGTGCTGGCGCTGGTCTTCCTGGTCTGGACGCAGGCGGACAACGGGGACGCCTGGAGCCTGGGGGCCATGATCGTGGCGGTGGTGGCGCTCCTGGCCGCGATCGGGGCCATCGCCAAGGGCCGCGAGGGCTGGTCGTTCGCGTTCTCGGGCGTGACGATCGCGGCGGCGGTCGCGATGCTCTTCCTGACGCTCTTCCCGAACGTCATGCCGTCCTCGCTGAACGACGCCTGGAACCTCACGGTCACCAACGCCTCGTCCAGCCCGTACACGCTCAAGATCATGACCTGGTGCGCGGGTATCGCCACGCCCGTCGTGCTGCTCTACCAGGGCTGGACCTACTGGGTCTTCCGCAAGCGCATCGGCACCCAGCACATCGCCGACGCGCACTGA